TGACTCTTCCACAGTCCACTACCTCAGAAACGGGCCTCGACACGATGCCAGATATTGCGGCTCACGCGCCTACCCTTGTCGACAAGTTCCTGGGATTCGTTGCGAACATCGGCCTCCAGGTTGTTCGTGACAAGTGCCATATCGCCGTTATACTTGGCCTCGGCCTCCAGATAAAGCCCATAGACATTGTTGGATACCGTAGTATTGTTAGCTGTCACGTTGGAAGCTCGGAGCGAGAGCGCAAAGCGGTTACGCGAAAACTCACAGTCGGTGAGGTACATCTGGGAGACCTCGTCCACCCAGAGTCCGTAGTAGTTATTGACAAACTTGACCTTATCGAAAATACCATCGGTACGGAAAACTGTGTTGCGGAAGGCATTTTCCACCACGAGGTTGCGGACTTCGAACGGTTTGCTACTGGAAACGAAATGGATTCCGTTCCAGCTTTCGCTAGAATCGGCACTGCGGAACGTAATCGGCTTTTCGGGCGTCCCCTGGATGCGGACCGGGCCGCGCAGCATAATCTTCGCGTATTCGCCCATAAGGACCGTCACACCGGGTTCAACAAGGAACGTGTCCGTAGAAGAGAACATGACCCCTTGCTCCAGAATGTAAGGGCTATCCTTGGTCAAAAGGCGAACCACGCCCTTTTCGGGTTGAGGGAACGGCATCTCGCCAGCGAGCGCCGAGGCAACGAGCAGGAGTGTTACAGATAAAAACTTGTGCGGACGTAGCATCAGGGTTCACTCCTCATCTTGATTTTTTGGATGACGTGCATGTTGGGAATGGAATCCTGGGCAACAACGTCCTTCACGTTCAGGTCACCGTTAATTTCCAAGTTCGCCGAAGAAACAACTCCATGACTGACATCAAAGAGGATA
The DNA window shown above is from uncultured Fibrobacter sp. and carries:
- a CDS encoding right-handed parallel beta-helix repeat-containing protein; amino-acid sequence: MLRPHKFLSVTLLLVASALAGEMPFPQPEKGVVRLLTKDSPYILEQGVMFSSTDTFLVEPGVTVLMGEYAKIMLRGPVRIQGTPEKPITFRSADSSESWNGIHFVSSSKPFEVRNLVVENAFRNTVFRTDGIFDKVKFVNNYYGLWVDEVSQMYLTDCEFSRNRFALSLRASNVTANNTTVSNNVYGLYLEAEAKYNGDMALVTNNLEADVRNESQELVDKGRRVSRNIWHRVEARF